From a region of the Phaseolus vulgaris cultivar G19833 chromosome 6, P. vulgaris v2.0, whole genome shotgun sequence genome:
- the LOC137831752 gene encoding superoxide dismutase [Cu-Zn], which translates to MVKAVAVLGSSEGVTGTVYFSQEGNGPTTVTGSLSGLKPGHHGFHVHALGDTTNGCLSTGPHFNPNGKEHGAPEDESRHAGDLGNVNVGDDGTANFTLTDSQIPLTGPNSIIGRAVVVHADPDDLGKGGHELSKSTGNAGGRVACGIIGLQG; encoded by the exons ATGGTGAAGGCTGTGGCAGTTCTTGGCAGCAGTGAGGGTGTCACTGGAACTGTTTACTTCAGTCAGGAGGGAAATG GTCCAACCACCGTAACTGGCTCTCTTAGTGGTCTTAAGCCTGGTCACCATGGCTTCCATGTCCATGCCTTGGGGGACACTACCAATGGTTGCCTGTCAACTG GACCACATTTCAATCCTAATGGCAAGGAGCATGGTGCCCCTGAGGATGAGAGTCGCCATGCTGGTGATCTAGGGAATGTAAATGTCGGTGATGATG GTACCGCCAACTTCACTCTTACTGACAGCCAG ATTCCTCTTACTGGACCAAACTCCATCATTGGGAGAGCTGTTGTTGTCCATGCTGATCCTGATGATCTTGGGAAAG GTGGTCATGAGCTTAGCAAGAGTACTGGAAATGCTGGTGGCAGAGTAGCCTGTG GTATCATTGGTCTGCAAGGATAA
- the LOC137831750 gene encoding sodium/hydrogen exchanger 1, whose translation MGTELSYALSKLHMLSTSDYASVVSMNIFVALLCACIVIGHLLEENRWVNESITALLIGICTGVVILLLSRGKSSHLLVFSEDLFFIYLLPPIIFNAGFQVKKKQFFVNFMTIMLFGAVGTLINCSIITFGVIQIFKRMGVGNSLEIGDYLAIGAIFAATDSVCTLQVLNQDETPLLYSLVFGEGVVNDATSVVLFNAIKSFDLNIIDHRIGLHFFGNFFYLFIASTLLGVLAGLLSAYIIKTLYIGRHSTDREVALMMLMAYLSYILAELWYLSGILTVFFCGIVMSHYTWHNVTESSRITTKHAFATLSFVLETFIFLYVGMDALDIEKWRFVSDRPKTSVAVSSVLLGLVLAGRAAFVFPLSFLSNLTKKSESEKISFSEQVIIWWAGLMRGAVSMALAYNQFTLSGHTELRTNAIMITSTITVVLVSTMVFGLMTKPLIRFLLPVSPPPKRKNSLANMESSNNPPKSITVPFLGGSHDSENELDSNEDHRPRTIRALLSTSTHNVHRLWRTFDNSIMRPVFGGRGFVPVAPTSPTEGSGNIQQWH comes from the exons ATGGGTACTGAATTAAGCTACGCTCTTTCAAAACTGCATATGCTATCCACTTCAGATTATGCCTCCGTTGTGTCCATGAACATTTTTGTGGCTCTGCTTTGTGCTTGCATTGTCATTGGCCATCTTCTTGAGGAGAATCGGTGGGTGAATGAGTCCATCACTGCACTTTTGATA GGTATTTGCACTGGGGTAGTCATTTTGTTGCTAAGTCGCGGCAAAAGCTCGCATCTTCTAGTTTTCAGTGAAGATCTTTTCTTTATATACCTTCTGCCTCCGATCATATTTAATGCAGG GTTTCAAGTGAAAAAGAAACAGTTCTTTGTTAACTTCATGACCATCATGCTGTTTGGAGCTGTTGGTACATTAATAAATTGTAGCATTATAACTTTCG GTGTCATACAAATTTTTAAGAGAATGGGTGTTGGTAACTCACTGGAGATAGGAGATTATCTag cAATTGGAGCCATATTTGCTGCAACAGATTCTGTGTGCACATTGCAG GTGCTAAACCAGGATGAGACACCTTTACTATACAGCCTTGTGTTTGGCGAGGGTGTTGTGAATGATGCAACATCTGTTGTGCTTTTCAATGCAATCAAAAGTTTTGATCTCAACATAATTGACCACAGAATTGGTTTGCATTTTTTCGGCAATTTCTTCTACCTGTTTATCGCAAGCACCTTGCTTGGGGTCTTG GCAGGTCTACTCAGCGCTTACATTATTAAAACGCTGTATATTGGCAG GCACTCTACAGATCGCGAGGTTGCTCTTATGATGTTAATGGCATATCTTTCCTACATTCTGGCTGAA TTATGGTATCTGAGTGGCATTCTCACTGTATTCTTCTGTGGGATTGTTATGTCACATTATACTTGGCATAATGTGACTGAGAGCTCGAGAATCACTACCAA ACACGCTTTTGCAACTCTCTCATTTGTTCTTGAAACCTTTATCTTCCTTTATGTTGGTATGGATGCGTTGGACATTGAAAAGTGGAGGTTTGTAAGCGATAG GCCGAAAACATCTGTTGCTGTTAGTTCAGTATTATTGGGCCTAGTACTTGCCGGAAGAGCAGCATTTGTTTTTCCCCTATCCTTCTTATCAAACCTCACTAAAAAGTCTGAAAGTGAAAAAATAAGTTTCAGTGAGCAG GTGATCATTTGGTGGGCTGGTCTTATGAGAGGTGCTGTTTCAATGGCACTTGCCTATAATCAG TTCACCTTGTCCGGTCACACTGAACTGCGAACCAATGCCATCATGATCACCAGCACCATCACTGTTGTGCTTGTCAGCACAATG GTGTTTGGTTTGATGACGAAGCCACTCATAAGGTTTTTGCTGCCGGTTAGTCCACCTCCGAAACGCAAAAACAGCTTGGCAAATATGGAATCATCCAATAATCCTCCGAAATCAATCACTGTGCCCTTTCTTGGAGGCTCTCATGATTCTGAAAACGAACTTGATAGCAATGAAGATCATCGTCCAAGAACTATTCGTGCCTTACTAAGCACTTCAACACATAACGTTCATCGCTTATGGCGTACGTTTGATAATTCAATCATGCGTCCAGTCTTTGGTGGTAGGGGATTTGTTCCTGTGGCTCCTACCTCGCCAACTGAAGGCAGCGGTAACATTCAACAGTGGCATTAA